The DNA region tcttaCTGAAAATGTTAATAAGCGTTGTTGGTGCATTGGCAATGAGCAAATCTTTTGTCATCGAAGGATTTTTAGAGAAATTCACAAGCATTCCCAAAACATGGTCTTTAGTTTCTCCACTTCCAACAGTTAACAAACGAAGAAATTCTGAAATATAATTTGTAACCATATGCTGATATTCACTAGTAATAGTCAGGTGCCTTATTAATCTTAGTCCAGCCACCTGCACGTTTGAATTCAATGGATATGTGACTGTATCTTCACATACTTGGCTTAAGTATGTTTTAACCTTTCTGTGGTTTTCAGCAGCTACTGAGATGTTATTCAATGCATTTAAAGCCTTCTGTCTAACACTGGGATACGGGTTACTCAACAAACTCTCAATAACTGAGATTCCACCGACATTACGAACAATGTCGTGAGAATAAGGATAATCAACATTGTTATACAGAGCATTATTGGCTATTTCATGAACAGAAGGATCTTCAGTCATCTCAATCATGCAGATGAGTTTTTCGAGGTCTTGTGGATCTATGTTTGCTTCACGTTTACAGCGGCAAGACCAGGCCCGCATTTTATCTCCATGCTTCATCTGTTTTTTGCGCTCATGTTCAGCTAGAAAGCTGGCCTCGGCTTGTTGCAGAAACTTTGCTTGTGAACAGACCATAGCTCCATCCCATAATCCCATTCCTGCCCCAGGAACCATGGATGGATATGTGCCTCTTGATTCAGCTGATTTGGCTTTATCTTTAGCTGTAGATGTGTCTTCACTTCTGTTTTCATTACCAGTGTAGAACCAAGAAGTTATATCCACTCCAAAACCAGCCTCAAATTTTTCTTTAAGGCTGGCCTTATCCCCAGTCCCAGATTCAGAATTAACATCTTTTTCACTCTTGGAGCTGAGCTCATTACTGTTTTCACCTTCAGCCCAGAACAAAGACCTTAAACTGATCTCCTCGATATCAGGGCTGGATGTGCCACTTAGCTCATCCTCATCTGCATTCCTAGCCATTCTCATCCACAACCCTAAGCCAGACACTTTCTCAGCCCCAAGCCTAGACTCTTTAGTGGTCAAATCTACATCCCAGAGACAAGATCCCATCCTGGCCTCAGCACCAGTCTGTTCCTCAGCCCCAAGCCTAGACCCTTTGGTGGTCAAATCTACATCCCAGAGACAAGACCCTGCCCTGGCCTCGGCTCTAGCCTCTTTCGCAGCTCCAAACCTACACCCTTTGGTAGTCAGATCTACATCCCAGAGACAAGACCCAACCTTAGCCTCAGCTCCAGCTTCCTTATCAGATCCCAACCTAGACCCTTTGGTGGTCAAATCTACATCCCAGAGACAAGACCCTGTCCTGGCCTCAGCACCAGCCTCTTCCTCAGCCCCAAACCTAGACTCTTTGGTGGTCAGATCTACATCCCAGAGACAAGATCCCACCCTGGCTTCAGTCTCGGCCACTTTCTCAGTCCCAAACTTAGACCCTTTATTGGTCATGTCTACATCCCATAGACAAGATCCTGTCTTGGCCTCAGCACCAGCCTCTTCCTCAGTATCAAGACTAGAATTTTTAGTGGTCAAATCCACATCCCAGAGACGAGATCTTGTTCTGGCCTCAGCATCAAACTCTTCCTCAGACCCAAGACCAGAACCTTTATTGGTCATATCTACATCCCAGAGACAAGAGCCCATCTTGGTCTCAGCACCAGCCTCTTCTTCAGTCTCAAGCCTAGACTCTTTAGTGGTCAAATCCAAATCCCAGAGAAAAGATCCCTTCCTGGCTTCAGCACCAGCCACTTCCTCACTCACAAGTCCAGACCCTTTGTTGGTCATATCTACATCCCAGAGACAAGATCCCACCCTGTTCTCAGCACCAGCCTCTTCCACAGTCTCAAGCCTAGACTCTTTAGTGGTCAAATCCACATCCCAGAGACAAGATCCTTTCTTTGCCTTAGTACCAGCCTGTTCctcagccccaagaccagaacctTTGGTGGTTAAATCCACATCCCAGAGATAAGATCCTGTCCTGGCCTCAGCACCAGCCTCTTTCTTAGGCTCCAGCCTGGACCCCTTAGAAGTAAAATCTACATCCCAGAGACAAGATCCCTTCCTGGCCCCAGCTCCAGTCACTTTCTCAGTCTCAAGCCTAGGCTCTTTAGTGGTCATATCCACATCCCAGAGACAAGATCCCATCCTAGCCTTAGCACCAGTTCCTCCCTCAGCTCCAAACTTACATCCTGTGGTGGTCACATGTCTACCAAAGGACCAACATCCCATTTTGGACTCAGTGCCAGTCTTTTCCTCAGTATCAAGCCTGGGTTTTTTAATAGCCAAATCCACATCCCAGAAAGAAGATTCCACCCTCGACTTAGCACCAGCCGGTTCCTCAATCTCAAGCCTAGGTTTCTTAATGGCCAAATCCACATCCCAGAAACAAGATCCCATCCTGGTCTCAGTACCAGGCTGTTCTTCAATCTCAAGCCTAGACCTCTTAGCACTCAAGTCCACATCCCAAAGACAAGATCCCTTCCTGGTCTCAGCACCAGCCTCTTCCTTAGTTCCAGGCCTAGACCCTTTAAAGGTCTTTTCTCCAGCCAAGGACCAAGACCCTATCCTGGCCTCAGAACTAGTCCCTTGCACATTCCAGAACCAAGGTCCCAAGAGGCGGGTCTTAATGCCAGTCTCTTCCTTAGTTTCAAGCCTAGACCTTGTAGTGCTCATATCTGTATTCCAGGACCAAGACCCCATCCTGGTCTCAGTCTtggcctcagccccagcctttTCTGCAGCCTCAGCTCCAGCCCCTGCTGCAGCCTCAGCTCCAACCTCAGCCTCAGCACCAGctgcagctccaggcccagcctctgccacttcagcctttATAACAGCCTCCACAGCCTCAGCTGAGGCCACAACTTCAGTTCCAGCCTTAGATGCTACCACAGTTCCAGCTTCAGTCACAGCTTTAGTTCCAGCTGCAGCTGCCTCAGCCCCCAAATAGGCACCCATATAAGCTGTCCCAGCAGATCTTatccaagcaccagtactggccttGTTCTCATCTCCCAACCCAGAACTAATGCTGAttgctggtgctgtccctgatgtgGATTGAATAGTGGCTCCATTCTTACCAACAGGCATAGGAACAATAGTAGAGTTTTGCCCTGTCCAGCACCAAGCTCCTACATAGGCCTCACTTCCAGGCCCAAACCAGAATCCTTCATTAGCCTCTACCTCAGCACTGACTAAGAATCTTCCACTGGCCTGGTCCTCATGGCTCAGCCTAGAAGCTCCACTGGCTTCATTGCCAGACCTTGGCCCAACCCAGGATTCTCCACTGGTCTGGTTCCCAGCACCAGCCCAGGAACCACCTCTGCAGGCCTGACCATCAAATACAGGTTTGGAACAGCCACCAGTCTGATCTCCATGCCCAACCCAGGACCCTCCACTGACCTGACTCCCAATGCCAGTCCAGGACCCACCACTGGTCTGGTCTGTGGGTCTAGACACTCCAATGACATGGCCAACAGTCCCACCCCAGGAAACTCCTGCACTGGACTGAGCCTCCCCTGGCCTGGATACTCCACTAGCCTGGTCCCCAGCACCAGACCAGAACCCACCTCCAATGGCCTGACCATTAAACCCAGGTTTAGAACAGCCACCAGCCTGATCTCCAGGCCCAATCCAGGATGCTCCACTGACCTGACTTCCAGTGCTACCCCATGACATAGCAGACTGGTTTATGGGCACTGGATTGGACCCTCCAACACCCTGACCACCAGTCAAACTCCAAGTCCCTCCTCCACTGGTCTGATTCCCAGTATAAGCATAGAACCATCCACTGGCCTGGTTTCCAGTGCTAAGCCAAGAATTTCCAGACTGGTTCCCAGCATCAGTCCAACATCTTCCTCCACTGGACTGGTTCTCAAATACAGGCTTTGTTCCACCACCAGCCAGGTCAGCAGACCCAGCCTGAGACTCTCCACTTACCTGGCCCACAGCCAAGAACCCTCCACTGATTTGACCACCAGAATTTGCCCAGGATCTTCCACTAGACTGATTTTCCATTCCAGACTTGGATCCTCCATCAGCCTGGCCAATAGCTCCAGTCCAAGTCCCTCCATTACTGTCTTGATTGTCATAACTAGACTTTGATCCACCATCAGACTGGTCACTAGTCCCAGTCCATGACCCACCTCCAGTTAAGTTTCTAGTTCCAGCCCAGGACGCACCACTAGACTGGTCTGCAGACCCTGGGATAGGCCCTCCACTAGCCTGGTCCCCAGTGCCAGCCCAGGATCCACTAGACTGGTTCACACTTCCAAGTAAGGACCCTCCACTGGCTTGGTTTACAGTTCCAGGCCAAGACCTTCCACTCATCTGGTCCTCGGGTCCCAACCTAGACCCTCCACTTGCCTGGCCACTAGTACCATCCCAAGATACTTTTTGGCCGGCCTGATCCTCATATCTAGGTTTGGTCTCCGCACAAGACTGATCACTCATCCCCACCCAGGCCGCTCCAGTAGCCTGGTCCACAGCTCCAGTCCAGTACCCAATACTAACTATATTTCCAGGTGCTGTCCAGGACACTGCAGCAGCCTGGTTCTCAGCCACAGTCCAAGTCCCAGTAGCCTGGTCCAGAACCCAGGACACTCCAGTGGCCTGAACCCCAGGCCAAGACCCATCACTAACTTGACTCACAGCCCAGGGCCCTGCAATGGCCTGATTACCAGAGACAACCCAAGTCCCCCCAGTGGCCTGAttcacagccccagcccaggaaacTCCATTGGCTCTGTCCGCAGCCCATGCCCCCTCAGTAGCTTGAGTACCTGCCCACAGCCCTGCACTAGCCTGGTCTCCAGCTCCCACCCAGGACCCAAGAGCAACTTCATTTTCGGGTCTGGCTCCAGTCCAAGACTTAATGCTGGTCTCATCACAAGCTACAGCCCAGGAACTAACAACACCAGTTTTATCACCAGTTCCATTCCAGGATCCAATATTGGTTTCATTCTCATCATCAGCCCAAGATACACTGTTCTCCCAGTCTCCATCAATGGTCTGAAACCTAAATTTGATCCACCGTTCAGCAGCAATCCAGTCTTCAACACCAATTCCATTCCAGTAGTAGTCATGAACGTTAGATTGATTTCTCCCACACATCTGTGTACCTGTCCCACTCTCACTCTCAGAAGTGGGCATGGCCTCAGCCTCAGGTCTTGCATAGACCACATTTCGTGCTGTGACATCTGCCCCAGAATTGGATGGAGCCTTGTCCTTTGCCCCAAGCAAGGCCTCATCCTGAGAACTTGCCATAGACTGGGACTGAGCCAAGCCTCTTGTGCCTGACCTGGACCCTGCTTTAGGCACAGAATTGGGATTGACTCTGACTTTATTCCTGGCACCAAGCAAGAGCTCATCCTGGGAACTGGCCCCAGCCTGAGGCTGAGTAGGGGCTACCATACCTGCCCCAGCCTCTGATTTAGGCACAGCATTGGTATTGCCCCTGACCTTATTTCTGGCACCAAGCAAGTTCTCCCCAAAGGAAGTGATAAGAGCCTGGGGTTTGTTACAGTCCATTGTCTCTGTTCCAGGCTCTGCTTTAGACATAGGACAGGAATTGCCTCTGAATTTACTCTTGGCACCAGATAAGGTCTCACTCTGAGGCTTGGTCACAGCTTTAGGGTGAGCAGAGACCATTGTCCCTGCCCCAGACTCTGACTTAGACATAGCATTGGAATTGCCCTTGATCTTAGGCTTGGCACCAGTCAGAGCTGTGCCCTGGGAAATGGCCATAGCCTGGGAATAGCTAGAGCCTGTTGGACCCACTCCAGGCTCTGCCTTAATCATAGCATTACCCTTAACCTTATTCTTGGCGCCAGACAAGGCTTCACTCTGGGAGTTGGGTAGAGTCTGGGGTGGGACAGAGACCCCGGTTTCTGGCCCAGCCCCTGACTTGGGCACAGCATTGCGATTGCCCCTGACTTTACTCTTGGCTCCAGTCAAGATCTCACTCTTAGAACTGGCCACAATGTGGGGATAGGCAGTGCTTGTTGTAGCTGTTTCTGCCTCTGTCTTAGGCAAAGCATTAAGATTGCTCTTAACCTTATTCCTGGCACCAGACAAGACCTCATTCTGAGAGCTGGCTACAGCTTGGGAATGACCATAGGCCCTCTGGTCTGCCTTAGCCCCGATTCTAGAAATAGCATTAGAATCAACCCTGGAATCAGACAAGGCCTCAGCTTGGGTCTTGGCCCCAGCCTGAGGCTGGACACAGGTTTTTATGTCTGTTCCAGCCACAGTCTTACACTTGGCTTTGGCTTTTCCCTTAGCCTTAGCTTTAGTGTTAGGTAAGGCTTCGCTAGGGCTCTGGCCCACAGCCTGAGTGCCTTCTTTAGACATGGCACTGACATTGTCCTTAGCCTTGATTGTGTTGTCAAGCAAGGCATCACCCAGAACATTGGCCACAGGCTGAGGCCAGGTACAAGACAACATGTCTATCCTAGCCCCTGCCTTAGCCATGACATTAGAATTACTTCTGTTGTTATCCCTGGCATCAGGCAAGGCCTCGACATGTGAACTGGTTCTTAGATTTGCCCTGGCCTCTGCTGTAGCCATGACATTAGAATTGCCTCTACCCTTAACCCAGGCATCAGGCATTGCCGCAACCTGAGCACCAATTACAGTGTGAGACTGGGCAGCACCTCTTTCATCAGCCCCAGTCATTACCTTAGCTATGACATTGATATTTCCCTTGTCATCAAATCTGATACCAGATGTTTCCTCAGTCTGTTTCTTTGCCATAGTCTGAGGTTGTATTATACAGGTTCTTGTGCctgctcctgcctctgccttacaCATGGCATGGGCATTACTCCTAGTATCAACCCCAGCAACAGGCATTCCATCATTTAGGATCTTGGGTACAGACTGAGACTGTGCACAGTACTTCACATCCAATCCAGCCACTTCCCTGGTCATGTTATTGGGATTTTCCTTAGCATCAAATGTGACACCAGGCCTAGCATTAGATTTAGCCTTAACCACACTCACAGTCTCTTCCAGGGATCTTGACTTGGTTTCAGCCATAATTGCAGTCTTGTTCATGGTCTCCATCTGTACCATTTCCCTGGTCACTGTCAAGACCTCACTCTGTGTCAACATCACTCGGTtaatctctgtctctttttcggCCAATGTACGAGCTTCAGCTTTTGTCTGGGTCATGGCTTCTTTCTTGGCATCTGCTTTGGCAACCAGTGCCCAAGCTTTAGCCTTGGTCTGGGTCACTGCCTCTTTCTTGCCTACACCCCTAGCCTCAGTATCAGTTTGTGTCACTGCCTCTTTCACAGCCACTTCTTTGGCTTTGGCCTCAGTCAAAGGCACTGTCTCAGTCTCGACCAATGTTCCAGACACTGAGTTGATCTCAGACtgaatctctctctctgcctcagaCTTGGCCTGAGAGCTGGCTTTGGGTCTGGCTATAACAGTGACCCTGGTCTCTACTTCAGCTCTCGGCCCACTTCCTGCTCCAGTTTCTGCTCCAGTTTTGGCCTTGGGTCTAATCTCAATCTCTGACCCAGCCATGGCTTCATTCTTGGCCAAGGTCTGGTTCTGTTCCCCATCCACAGTCTCCATCTTGACTTGGGGCCCATTTCTGGCAGGTCTCCTCACACTCTGAGCTCTTCCCTTTGTTAATCTGTAAATGTAGTAGCAGGTGCCAGCCCAGATCACCAATCCTGCAGTTGCCCAGCCCACTTCCTGTAAGCGGCCCATGTAATCACCCCTGCAGAAGGCACGAACAAAGTACAAGGGGGCTCACTTGGGCTGGGGAAAGAGGGTGATAGATCTGGGTGGAGGCCTGTGAGGGTGCTGGTCTTCAGCCACTCAAAGGCCACTACAGCTGCCACTGGATGTGGACCTAGAAGtggaggaaggaaatgaactaaaatttcttttctaattCGACTACACcatacagatagatacatagagaaGCAGGAAAGGGTGAAAGTTATGCTCTTGGTGGGAGAACAAGATGATTTGCTAACTTTCCATCCCTTAATTCACCTTTTCCACCTTCCCCAATGCCCAGCAATTTTCCACCAGGGTACTTCCACACTTCAAATGAACAGCAGAAACGATGGTAGGAAGGCTGATGATGaacagaagaggcagagaagccctcAGACCTAGATTTTGCCAGACCTACGCTGCTCACTATTCCCACAAGTTACCACTGTCATACCAACCTGTAACAATCCAAGAAAgtgctttcctttttccttctctcgcGTAGTGATACACTTTAAAGTCGATATATAGATTCATGAGATCTTTGGACCTAGGAACAGATAGACAAAGGAAGCAAGAGATGGGAGTGGAGAGATTATTCTTAATGGGACTGACATATAATTAGCGAGCTACCTGTTTACTCCTTCAGTTCACCCACTCCCCCAGGTGTCACACTTTATCCTGTACTAGAATTAAAGTGAGAACTTTGGGGTGTCAGGGATGCTGAGAAAGGTATCTGGGAAAGAGAGGGGCACAGAGTCCTCCCAACTGTCCACTGGCCCTTAACAGATGCATAATGATCTCCACTAACCCACTCTATAAGCATTTCCAGGCAGTCCCCACTCACCAGTCTTTAATGATCAGAGACAATTTCctccttgtttctttgtttccagTGATCTCAAGTTCTGAAGGAGGCATTCAGGCAGATCTGTAGATAAGTAAAAAACCGGGAGGCATAGAGACTAAGTCCTTGATAAAATAGAGAAGCACCCAAATTCCAGACCCCAGTGTCTGCCTTGCCAGGGTCCAGTTCCAATTTGCTAATATATTCCATCTTGCAATCCTCTATCAGTCCCACCCTAGTGTGCTCTCACAAAATATCCCTACAATTTCCTGCACCTGCTTAGCCCATTCTCTCTTGTCATCCCCAGGCATGGACCATCTTCACACCAACCTCCATAGTTCCAGGCTGGTCTCcccctctttcctttatttccaCTGGCAAACAGCCCTACTGCAAGCCTATAGGAAAACCTAGgaacagacagagaaaggagggtgAACGTTGAATGCAACATCCTAGCATGCCACACATAAATCCTCATTCAGATAGAAACCTTTCTGGGtttatagacccatttctttaaCAGGCACAATTTAGAATTTCCTCAGCACTGAAATGGGTAGAGTAGAAAAGAGggacaggaaaaattacaagagaaaaaaatgaggtgaAATATTTCAAAACCACCTGTAGGGCTCTAGGATTCCCCACCTCTCGAAGTCCACCATTTCCTTCACCAAGATGGCCAGGTAGCCATGGGTATCTGGGAAACTGGAGGGTGATGAAAAAATGGAAGCCCTCAGATTCCAAGAATCTAGAGTGATAGCCTGCTGCCATCTGCTTCCTCTGAAACATATCTCTAGGCATCTCCAGAAATAAGATGTCAGGTGTGGAGGGCTTTTGCTTCTGCTAATTCATTacctcccctccacacacaccaggCTAAAATAATAGTAGTAATTTTCTTTCATACAATTTATATTTTCTCAATGTTACCTCAAATAGCAATGAACACATTTgcagaaaagtttattttttaactggGCTTTCATGCATAATTTAAATTGAAATACAACGCTTGATAAGAAAAGGTAGTATAGAGAGTTCCCCAGGTAGCCCCACCCTGCATCCCAATCATTCAGCATCACCTAAATGTGTCACCGAATTCATACAGAATTCACACAGAATTTCGGCGGTTCACACACTAACCTCCACAGATTCCGTGcggttttctcttcttccctcgcctcaccacaaacagTGCCACACCAAACTATTGTCCAAAAGACAAGAGAGAGTAAAGGCACTGAGTGCTTAGGCCAACTCCCAGGCCACAGATTCCTAATTCTCATTTTTCCAGATTCAGAAATCTGCTTGTCAAACGTCCCTCCCCCGCCTTCAGAGACACCACCCCTACCAAGCCCGCTGTCCAGTCACTAAGGCCCACCATTTTCTTTGCAAACGCCACCGTGGCGCGTCCCTTCCCCTGAAATGAGCAGGAAGCCCGAGGACATGTGCGGTCAGTGAATACGACTCGAGAGGATGAACACCTCAATCTGTTATTTCTCTCGGGAGACATTCACCCCAGCAGCCTGCCTTGTCAAAGCCCATGGTTCCCCTGAACAGATTTAGCGGGGGTAGGGGGGCTTGGGAGAATCAGAAACGAAGGCTCATTGAACCCGATCCAGCCTAGACACCCTCACAATCCCTCCTAGTACAACCTCTCGATCGGCAAGCTGCAGCGGGCCGGACCTTGGCGCGCAAGCCCTGGGGCCTTACCTGCTCCGCTTTCCCCGGGCCCGATGCCAGCCCGCCGTGCGCTGGGCGGCGGGGAGCTGCTAGCCAGACGCCAGTGACGACTGCACCCAGGGCTGCGTCGCTCTGCAGCTCCGGGTCACGTGAGGGCCGCGCGTCACCGCTCGCCCTCCTCCTCACAACCCCCCACCGGTAGGCAAGCAGTCAACAAGACCCCCTTCAAGCACAAGCAGACATCCCCCTCCTCTCGTCTGTGCGCCAGGCCCCAGCACGCCCCGCCCTGTCACTCATCTCGATCCTCTCCAATCTGAGAGCCCACAAGTGGCATCACCATCTTGTGGTTGGAGTTTACCGGTGTCTGGTTACCAGGGAGGGtctgtatccccccccccccacaacacccACACTCAGGCCTGGGCTGTAATCTTTTTGCATCCTTGaggaatcttttcttttcctctcaggctacaaaagcaatgcttccCACCCCGCTCTCTCTCCAACCTGCCTGCCTTAGTACAGACAAAACCAAATGGCCGGGGAAGGAGGAAAGCCATGCAAATAGAGCCTTGACTTTCTTTTATAtgcctctttttttctgttaacaTTGGTTTATTGGAAATGGGAAAATACAGTAAAGTCATTTTCATCCAACATAAAAATTCAGGttgtaaaaataacaaaagacatATTCAGTTCTTCACACTGTTGTATGCCACTTAAAAAATGACTTCTATTTGATCCAAAACATTTCAGAGCATTCATTCACAGCGGATTAGTAATTATTGAAATTTTTACtgtattgtatttatttgttttggtcctggggcttcaactgagGCCCCGGgcattgtctctaagcttttgtgctcaaggcactctaccatttgtgccacggctccatttctggatttcgaatggctaactggagataaaagtctcacggactttcctagcaggctggctttgaatcttgatcttacatctcagcttcctgagtagctagcattacaggcatgcctATGCCCAGCAATAGttgcattttaataaaaatcttcctAAACCAAGCCAATACACCTTTCAATGTGATATGTAAATTAGTCTTTGGGAAAACATTCAGATTTTTAAACTTGgttattttacaaaaataatttataactgTTTGTAGTCCTAGCACAACTTACCGTCCCCTGCCAGATGTCACAGAACTTCTGACATGATGACCTAGGATGGTTTAATGCCACCCAAACTTTTGAGGAACCCAGTGGCTTAAAAACTAGTGACTTTAAAGATTAACCCATTTTCCACACAAGGACTTCTTTATTTGGATTTTACATTGGCATGTAATCAAATCAGACTCAACACATCCATGAAAGGACCAACTGCTGTCCCATGGATGAAAAAGAAACTTAACAGGTggacatttcattttcattccatCATGACACTGGTGGTATCTGCCATCCATCTGTCACCATAGCAGTGGAGAGTGTTCAGCATTTTCTGGGGCAATGATGATGAGGGTCTGGGCATGCCTGTGAAATGCTGTAAACCCTCCccattactctctctctctctctctctctctctcacacacacacacacacacacacacacacacacacacacacacacacaccccaaatggaAGGACAAATTACTACGGGATCCCAAGTAGTCACCAGGAAAAGAGGACTTTTTCCCCCAGTCCCTGCCTTCTTCTTACCTCTCCACACCACCCACACAAGCCCAATCAGTATGATCACATAATCAGGAATGAAATACCAGAAGTTAGCCCCCAACCACCCACCTGTGCCCCTCTGGAGCGTCATACTCTAAATATACACCCTGCAGGCATCCTCTTTCTTAGAATGTAGAAATATGACACCTCAGCTGGAGGCTCTCCCAGTGAGGGGCCCCAGTGTGGAGGAGGCCCTTCCGGAGGTGAGCCAGGGAACCCACAATGCATTCCAACCTTTCTAAAAGACTTCTCAGAACTCCAATTTACTTTCTCTACAAAAGAAATGGATTGGCAAATTAATTCCATAACAATGTGAAACAATGTTAAAAAAGGAAATCATAAACATTACTATTTTGcagtttaaattttcttaaaaatcattAATAAAATAACTCAGTAGAAAAGTGTGCCAAATAGGAACAGACTtgttcacagaaaaaaaacaccaatgaCCCAAATCATggattaaaatatgaaaagatgctcaacttcaaagaaatgcaaatgaaacacCTGTGCCTTATTGAGTCAGCTACAAGTTTGTTGAAATTTAGAAATTTAATAACATTTACTGAAATGTGGGAAAGTGGACATTTCCAACACACTTCTAGAAAACAGATATTCTAATTTAACTTTTTTATATAGAACAAtttagtaaaaaatattttaagtgataagCATAATATCTCATAAATCTTTAACCCAGCAGTTCTATTTATATTCTTTGATATTCAG from Perognathus longimembris pacificus isolate PPM17 chromosome 28, ASM2315922v1, whole genome shotgun sequence includes:
- the Armcx4 gene encoding armadillo repeat-containing X-linked protein 4; the protein is MGRLQEVGWATAGLVIWAGTCYYIYRLTKGRAQSVRRPARNGPQVKMETVDGEQNQTLAKNEAMAGSEIEIRPKAKTGAETGAGSGPRAEVETRVTVIARPKASSQAKSEAEREIQSEINSVSGTLVETETVPLTEAKAKEVAVKEAVTQTDTEARGVGKKEAVTQTKAKAWALVAKADAKKEAMTQTKAEARTLAEKETEINRVMLTQSEVLTVTREMVQMETMNKTAIMAETKSRSLEETVSVVKAKSNARPGVTFDAKENPNNMTREVAGLDVKYCAQSQSVPKILNDGMPVAGVDTRSNAHAMCKAEAGAGTRTCIIQPQTMAKKQTEETSGIRFDDKGNINVIAKVMTGADERGAAQSHTVIGAQVAAMPDAWVKGRGNSNVMATAEARANLRTSSHVEALPDARDNNRSNSNVMAKAGARIDMLSCTWPQPVANVLGDALLDNTIKAKDNVSAMSKEGTQAVGQSPSEALPNTKAKAKGKAKAKCKTVAGTDIKTCVQPQAGAKTQAEALSDSRVDSNAISRIGAKADQRAYGHSQAVASSQNEVLSGARNKVKSNLNALPKTEAETATTSTAYPHIVASSKSEILTGAKSKVRGNRNAVPKSGAGPETGVSVPPQTLPNSQSEALSGAKNKVKGNAMIKAEPGVGPTGSSYSQAMAISQGTALTGAKPKIKGNSNAMSKSESGAGTMVSAHPKAVTKPQSETLSGAKSKFRGNSCPMSKAEPGTETMDCNKPQALITSFGENLLGARNKVRGNTNAVPKSEAGAGMVAPTQPQAGASSQDELLLGARNKVRVNPNSVPKAGSRSGTRGLAQSQSMASSQDEALLGAKDKAPSNSGADVTARNVVYARPEAEAMPTSESESGTGTQMCGRNQSNVHDYYWNGIGVEDWIAAERWIKFRFQTIDGDWENSVSWADDENETNIGSWNGTGDKTGVVSSWAVACDETSIKSWTGARPENEVALGSWVGAGDQASAGLWAGTQATEGAWAADRANGVSWAGAVNQATGGTWVVSGNQAIAGPWAVSQVSDGSWPGVQATGVSWVLDQATGTWTVAENQAAAVSWTAPGNIVSIGYWTGAVDQATGAAWVGMSDQSCAETKPRYEDQAGQKVSWDGTSGQASGGSRLGPEDQMSGRSWPGTVNQASGGSLLGSVNQSSGSWAGTGDQASGGPIPGSADQSSGASWAGTRNLTGGGSWTGTSDQSDGGSKSSYDNQDSNGGTWTGAIGQADGGSKSGMENQSSGRSWANSGGQISGGFLAVGQVSGESQAGSADLAGGGTKPVFENQSSGGRCWTDAGNQSGNSWLSTGNQASGWFYAYTGNQTSGGGTWSLTGGQGVGGSNPVPINQSAMSWGSTGSQVSGASWIGPGDQAGGCSKPGFNGQAIGGGFWSGAGDQASGVSRPGEAQSSAGVSWGGTVGHVIGVSRPTDQTSGGSWTGIGSQVSGGSWVGHGDQTGGCSKPVFDGQACRGGSWAGAGNQTSGESWVGPRSGNEASGASRLSHEDQASGRFLVSAEVEANEGFWFGPGSEAYVGAWCWTGQNSTIVPMPVGKNGATIQSTSGTAPAISISSGLGDENKASTGAWIRSAGTAYMGAYLGAEAAAAGTKAVTEAGTVVASKAGTEVVASAEAVEAVIKAEVAEAGPGAAAGAEAEVGAEAAAGAGAEAAEKAGAEAKTETRMGSWSWNTDMSTTRSRLETKEETGIKTRLLGPWFWNVQGTSSEARIGSWSLAGEKTFKGSRPGTKEEAGAETRKGSCLWDVDLSAKRSRLEIEEQPGTETRMGSCFWDVDLAIKKPRLEIEEPAGAKSRVESSFWDVDLAIKKPRLDTEEKTGTESKMGCWSFGRHVTTTGCKFGAEGGTGAKARMGSCLWDVDMTTKEPRLETEKVTGAGARKGSCLWDVDFTSKGSRLEPKKEAGAEARTGSYLWDVDLTTKGSGLGAEEQAGTKAKKGSCLWDVDLTTKESRLETVEEAGAENRVGSCLWDVDMTNKGSGLVSEEVAGAEARKGSFLWDLDLTTKESRLETEEEAGAETKMGSCLWDVDMTNKGSGLGSEEEFDAEARTRSRLWDVDLTTKNSSLDTEEEAGAEAKTGSCLWDVDMTNKGSKFGTEKVAETEARVGSCLWDVDLTTKESRFGAEEEAGAEARTGSCLWDVDLTTKGSRLGSDKEAGAEAKVGSCLWDVDLTTKGCRFGAAKEARAEARAGSCLWDVDLTTKGSRLGAEEQTGAEARMGSCLWDVDLTTKESRLGAEKVSGLGLWMRMARNADEDELSGTSSPDIEEISLRSLFWAEGENSNELSSKSEKDVNSESGTGDKASLKEKFEAGFGVDITSWFYTGNENRSEDTSTAKDKAKSAESRGTYPSMVPGAGMGLWDGAMVCSQAKFLQQAEASFLAEHERKKQMKHGDKMRAWSCRCKREANIDPQDLEKLICMIEMTEDPSVHEIANNALYNNVDYPYSHDIVRNVGGISVIESLLSNPYPSVRQKALNALNNISVAAENHRKVKTYLSQVCEDTVTYPLNSNVQVAGLRLIRHLTITSEYQHMVTNYISEFLRLLTVGSGETKDHVLGMLVNFSKNPSMTKDLLIANAPTTLINIFSKKETKENILNALSLFENINHHFKRRAKVFTQDKFSKNSLYFLFQRPKACAKKLRALAAECSDPEVKERVEILINKL